One Microtus pennsylvanicus isolate mMicPen1 chromosome 10, mMicPen1.hap1, whole genome shotgun sequence genomic window, ATAATTATTTATATCATAGCTGGGTGTggtcatgcacacctttaatcctaacacttaggaggtagagtccaggacagcctggtgtgtggtctacagagccagttcgaggatagtcagggctacacagaggaactcttgaaaaaccaaaaacaataattATAGTTATTATTTCTATCACAATTAGATTGGGAACATTAAAGTGATTTATTCCAGAGTCTTTTGTATCTAACAAATGATTTAATCAGAATTTTTACCTTGTCCTGTTTCTTACAGAATTTGGCCTCAGTATGTGAAGGATAGAATTCATTCTACTTACATGTACTTAACAGGAAGTATTGGCTTAACAGCTTTGTCTGCCATGGCAGTAGCCAGAACACCTGCTCTCATGAACTTCATGATGAGAGGCTCTTGGGTGGTAAGTTAGCTACTTGCTATTTCTATTGGGAAGGTGGTGCTAGGTGatgattttgttgctttttgatGTAAAGATCAGATTTCATGGAGTAGAGCCATTAATATTTCAATGGTAAGGAAATTGCCTAGAATCTGTTGAACTGTAGGTTCAGTTCTTAATACAGGGAAGAAAAATGATTTGCTAAAATATATATTGTAGGAAAGGGAGAGGACATTAAATGGAAGAATATTGTATTACTCTTTATCAAATATGTGTTTTAATTGGATCGAAGGGGTCAAAAACTGAACTTAGAAACTGATAGCAAACAACTTCTATTTTGTACTCCCTtgctaaaaataaagtaaatgtgcCTGgtgatgcctttaatcctagcacttgggaggcagaggcaggcaggtttgtcttgaaaaaacaaacaaataagtaaagtAAATGTAGATCCATCTTGCTGATGAAGCTTTCTGCAGTGTTAGAGGAAGTTAGTTAACAGGGCGCTGCTGTCCCGCCTGAGCTGCCTGCCTGAATACGGGCACTTTGTTCAGTGcatatttccttcttcttttggttttatttgtttgttttgttttgttttgagacagggtttctctatgtagccttggctgtcctggaacttgctctgtagaccaggctggcctcaaactcagagatccacctgcctctacctcccaagtactaggatcaaaggtttgtgccaccaccacccaacaaagTGAATGAATATTTCTTAAGCACTTGCTGTTTTGCTTGCTAGCACTGTATGCTTTCAGGTATGGGTTCTGTTCCTGTTATGTGGTGGGGGGATCTAAAGTGTATCATACGGGATATACAATAAGAAATAGAAAGTTGAAAGTGAAGTAAAAAGTTAGCTGAAAGACAGTCTTGGACCATCAGGGCAGTTTTGTGGAAGacttggttcttttttgttttttatttatgtgcattggtgttttccctgcatgtgtatgtatgctggGTCTCATGGAACtcgagttatagacagttgtgttccgccatgtgggtgctgggaattgaacctggatcctctggaagagcggccatctttccagcccccaagacTTAGTTCTTCTGCTAGGTAACATGCTTTCTTTCAGAAGAGGACGAGGCCAGTCCAGCAGAACAAAGGAGAAGAGCTAGGAAAGCTAGGAAGACCCTATTGGGAAAAGTGTTTTACAGTCCCATCCAGTGAAATCTCAAGTGGGAAAGGACATGGTGAGAAAGGTGCTATCTTTGATTTCCAAGCTGAGGCAAAGTACCTAACAGAGACCACTGTGCAGACTAGATGGCAGAAAACACTTCTGTTCAAGTGGTAGAACGAATGTggactgagcagtggtggcgcatgtccttaattttagcacttgggaggcagagacagtggatggatctctgtgagttcaagacctgcctggtctaccaagtgagttcaaggacagcccaggctacacagagaagccctgtctcaagaacaacaACTACTAATGTGGGCGACACAAAGCAGGTGCACCAGCTGTGCCTGTGGGACCGGGCAAGGCAGGAGATGGGAATTAAACACAGCTGTTTCCCATAGTTGGGAAGCCAGAGCTGTAAGTTTTTAATCCATGATATTTCCTACATTCTGTATTCCAAGAGAACTTGCTGTGGTAGTATAGGGACCATACTTACTGGGTAAATATACAATGCCAAAGAAGCTATGTGTTTAGACCATACCCTCTGCAGCAAAATGTCACTGTCTTCTGCTACTAAGAATATTTAAGAGAAATAATTGAGAAAGTTAGGAAGATGTttcagaaaggagggagaaagccTTTTGGAGGTAGTACAGATAGGAAAGCATAGTTTTTCTCAAGTGCCTTTGGAACAAGAGAGACATCTGCCACTATTGGGAAAAGTGCATACTAGTAAGTCACTCAGGTAGCAAGGAAGGGGTGTGTGTCGTGcatctagaggtcagaggaccttTGTGTAATtggttctctctcacacacatcttTGTGGATTCTGAGGGTGttactcagatcctcaggcttcgATTTGGGGCTCAGCTAGTAACTTAACCTGCTGATCCAACTCACTGCCCTGCCAgtatactttttgtttgttgggttggtttggtgttttgccttttgttttagtttgagacagggtcttctatcacccctgactgttctagaactcagtAGACAAGGCATTGGCTTTCTTGAGAACAGGCTTCTTTGTTAGCCGTGGCTGTCCTAGCGCTTAGTACATagacttgaattcagagatctacctgtgtaCCACCATTCTCTCTAAAGGCACAGTAAACATTAAGGAAATATGAACTTGGAAGCATTTTTTCAGTTCTACCAGTTCAGTATCACTAAAATGTAGAATGtggaaaagtaaaagcaaaaaaatgaggatttttaaaggaaaatacacAGTTGAGATAAACAGCTAGAAATTTACATGAACATAGGATTTGTAGAGCAATTTATAGTAATTGTTTCTCCATTAGAAACAATGCGGTAGAATCCAGTATGTTTTTTAGCACTGGTTTTTCTTAtcatccacagaaacagctggttttatttttctatgcttTACATCAGGTTGAAAATTATGTCTGTGGCAGTAGAGGGCACTCTTGCTAAATTGATCTTACTAAAGCTGAATGAACCAGAAACCAAAGTGTACTAGAGAAAAACAGCATTCAGTTTCTTCATAGTGATTAATCATACTTGAATCTGTGGGCTTCTGCTTTAAggatctgtttgttttgttttgttttgttttgttttatgtgtgtcttCCAGACAATTGGTGCAACCTTTGCAGCCATGATTGGAGCTGGAATGCTGGTACAGTCAATACCATATGATCAGAGCCCAGGGCCAAAGCATCTGGCTTGGATGCTTCATTCTGGTATGTTCTGTTTCAAATTCTTATTGGACTCTCTTGAATATTATTTGTGTTCctgttaagacagggtcttgattTGCATGCCAGACTGACCTGCAGCTTGTTGTCTTCCTACTTTTGGTCTCTTGACACACCTGACTTAAATAGTGGCCTTTTTGAACAATTCTTCAGTTGTAAATGAGTTGATAAACCttgtttttagaaaatagaaTTTCATACAGTCGTGGTTGCCAGGCCTTTGCTTTAAAAGTATTGGTATTAAGATAGCTCTGAGGTTATGCTCTGAGATAACTATGTATAAGAAAAGAGCTGAGAGACCAGCAAGGTGCTCAGCAGATAGAGGCATTTGCTGTATAAGCCTGGTAAGCAGTGTGCAATCCCTGGGGTCCCCACATAAAGACAGAAGAGAACTAACTTTACagagtggtcctctgacctccacagtgttGCATAccatgtgcccatacacacactaTGTACATATGCTTATACTATAGCAATTTAAAACAGGAGCCAGGttgtaatgatattttatttattaaaaataaagctttcctgaagatcagagagtaaaacacccTCACTGAtaagccatacagaccaggcagtggtcgcacacacctttaatcctagtagctacactagtttgccatagaaatgtGGCGGTACTGGTGTACCCCTTTAATTCTAGCCCTAGAGAAGAAtatgagaggagacagctctcaggcatagcctcattctgaggattcctgtaAGCAGGATCAGCATTTccgactgaggtagaggtaagagccagtggctagctgttttgcttttctggtcttcaagttgaaccctaatatctgtctctttttattaattgtgctacaccagttctggtggtacaggcctgtaatcaaacctactcaggaagctgagtcaTGGAGATTATAGGTTTAAAGATGCCCTAAGTAACATagtgagatgctatctcaaaagaCAGATGCAgggtatgtagctcagtggtattaGGCGTACGCAAGGCCCTGGCGTACCAATAAAACTAAAGTAAGCAGCTACATTATTTCTCTACTTACATAATTTCGTGTCCTGAAATCTCCTCGTTTGCCCTCCTGTTTGGTGATTGGCAATAACATATTTCtataatgttttattgttttgttttatttcaagacaaggtctcactgtgtagttctgactgttctgtgtagaccagactggccttgaactcaaagatccacctgcctcttcctagtactgggattaaaggcatgtgccactatgcccaccTTCctcataattttttgtttgtttttgtttttttgagacaaggtttctctagctttagagcctgtcctggttctcgctctgtagaccagacatgtcttgaactcacagagatctgcctatctctgcctcccaagtgctgggattaaaggcgtgcgccaccaccacccagctttcccCTATAATTCTTAAGGAAGgtgtttttataaattttgacAACTGAGGTTTGTTTTTATGAACTGAAATGAGACTGCTCCTTATTAGGTGAGGCAAATCCAGTGCCTGCCTGGGAAGCCTCTGCGTTTCTGAGTTCCATCACACACTTCCCTTCCAGTTTACTTCCTTCCCTTTGGGCATCAGTAGGTTTGACCTTCTGTGTGTCGGTTCTTCTTCTGCTATTTTTAAATCTAGTGTGGTCTCTGTTAGAAATAATGACCTACACAGACTTTTACAAAGTTACTAAAAATGAATGCTCCTGTTTGTATATGAATTGGGATCCCATGTTGATGTGATAGTTTTATAGACTCAGATATTGACTGTATAGTTTGGATTGTAGGGTATGACTACCTAAGTGTGAAATTTACTATATCAACATTGTTTAACATAGGGTACAGTGTTACGAGAAGCTTCACAGTGACATTTGTTCTCTGGTGGTCATTTGGTAGATATCTCACAAGACCTTGCTCTCTCCCCAGGTGTGATGGGTGCAGTGGTGGCTCCTCTGACGATCTTGGGGGGGCCTCTTCTCTTGAGAGCTGCATGGTACACTGCTGGTATTGTGGGCGGCCTCTCGACTGTGGCCATGTGCGCACCCAGTGAGAAGTTTCTGAACATGGGAGCACCCCTGGGAGCGGGCCTAGGCGTTGTCTTTGTGTCTTCACTGGGTAAGCTACTGCCCTTTGAAGGGTTCAAGTATCCGGAAGCATTAAGATTAATTTTTGAAAGTTGTTTAAACGATAGGCTAAATTGATTGGGTTTGATTATTTGATATCATAAAATCTTGGCTTATGGTTAAGTATTCGTTTTATTAAGTACCTCTGAAATGATTAAGATGACTTGTAAATTGTTCTAATGTTGGTAAGTAACCCATTAGAAAATGATGATCCATGCGATTTCATATCAGATTTACCAACGtagttttaaataatagaaaCTGCAAGTCCAGTTGCAAGCTATATATATAATACgttctatttttcctttgttttaggaTCTATGTTTCTTCCCCCTACCACAGTGGCTGGTGCCACTCTGTATTCAGTGGCAATGTATGGTGGATTAGTTCTTTTCAGTATGTTCCTTCTATATGATACTCAGAAAGTAATCAAACGTGCAGAACTAACACCAATGTATGGAGTTCAAAAGTATGATCCCATCAATTCGTAAGTAAACCTTACTGTTACTGCTATATTACATAGGTATGGCTGTTTGGTTCCATGTGTATTAGTTTCACAGGGTACCACCATAGCAAAGAAGCATAAGATAGGTGGCCTAAAATTTATTATCTTCAGGTTGGGcctgggagacagagccaggcagattgctcagagttggaggccagcctgatttagaGGACAGCAAAGGCCAACAGACATACACTTTTCCGGTGGGCCTCATTTTAACTTACATTATAATTGTAtctttattggtttgttttgttttgttctttaagacagagtttctctgtgtaacccctcTTGCTGTTCTGCAACTGGCtctgttctgcctgcctctgcctcaccagtgctgagattaaaggtgtacgccaccactgcccgcatAATTATATCTTTGAAGGTTATATTTCCAAATAAGGGCACACAGGACCAGTACTGGGATTTGCAACAGGTTAAATTTTGCCGCTTCTGTTGGAGTGTAGTTTGGGCTGTCTACTTAGAAAACTGATTGCATTGCAGCTGAGCATAGTTTTTAGGTTTCAGTTACAAGTACTGTCTGTTAGAATGCATGTAATTAATTGGAATGTTTAAGGAGGGGAAACCAGTTCTGAAAACAtttttccttgtgtttgttttagagacattCAACCTTAATTGACAAttcaataatataaaatagtGTTTTCACTTTTCTTGAATTCTGCCTAAAGTTTCAAAGTGTCTCTCACATTTTTATGATGCTCTCctttacctaaaaataaaataatgtaatagcttttttaaaatgttgctatAACACTTGGAGCTTTATAGCAGCTTTCTTAAAGGGGATGCAAAGGATATATTCTATTTGAAAATGCCAGACTGTGTCTTGCGAGTTTTTTAAAGGTgtggggttttttatttgttgtagtTCTTCTGTTGTCTAACACCCAGGTTTGATGCTCATAGCAGATGTCAAAGAATacataatacttttaaaaattatgttcttCATTTAAAAGTGATTCTACCAGAAGGAAAACTGAGCATTATCTAGTTTCAAACCCTAACTGGCACTTAAACATTGTATTTTTAGTTTCTATTTAATAACACTAGGAATAATGAGTATTATTATTCCCATTTTTTTGTACTAAGAATTAGATTGTCATCATTATTAGAGTCACATCttactataattttcttttctaggaTGTTGAGAATCTACATGgatacattaaatatatttatgagaGTTGCAACTATGCTAGCAACTggaagcaacagaaagaaatgaagtggCCACCTCTGGTGTCTCTGCTCACTCACGCTTGTTAATAGGAGCAGATAGTCATTACAGTTTGCGCTTAGCAAAACTCCTTTGTAGAAGATAAACTGTCACCATGTGTAAAGTGTTCAGTAATGTGACCCTTcaggtttgctttttcttttagagaATAAATTCAATAGATGTCTTCCAAATAAGTGCATACACTTTCAACTATTGTGTTTGAGtaacttaaaaatgttttgatgaATGTGGGAACTAAAATTTGTGTTAcaagatttcaatttttttttgatttattggATAAGTAAAATTTAGTGAATTTATCTGTCTTCATATTTTGGGGGGCTTGCAAAATATTTAAGATCCTGAGTGATGAGGTTTTGGTATAAAGATCAGACAGAGGTAAAAAATCACTTTAGTCACATTGTAAATGCTTAGGAGAGCACTGATTGGGATGAGAGATGCCAGAGAGACATCTGAGATGTGGAACAAGTTCATGGGCTGTGACTAAAGCCACAGTTGTTTGTGTCTCTGCTCATCAATGGCCCTCTGGTGTTGACTCATTGTCAGGATAGTCCAGAGGGTTAATCCTTAAGAGACTCCCTGGTGGAATTAGGTATATGTGAGTTTTACTGTGAAGTCTTCTAAAACAAATGTCCTTATAACTGTGTTCACTATAACGTTCTCCAAAGCATGGGATTTGTCTGCATCAAATACATGGTGTGTTTGAAGTTTGCTGGTATTTTCTCTGGGTCTGACTGCAAGCATGCTTGCTTTTCTCATCACGCTTGACAGCTGTCAGGAAAGCCTTCTGGCTTATGCTAAGATTAGGagcctttttttcttctaaaactgtTGTCGTCCTGTGTTCTCTCTCAGGTTAGCatgaacaaacaaagcaaacttaGTTGACCTTGGGAAGTATTTGAAAAGAAGGCAATGGGAAGGTGTTTTCTTCGCCTCCCTTATCACTTTCTCTCCGTGGACACGAGTGATGTTTGTAAGGTTTTGATACAGCGGTTACGAGTGGGAGGTTCTTCGGTGAGGTCTGTATGACTATATGCACAATTGctatttttgataaatatttattatagtcATCCAGAAATAACTAGTCTAATCATTTTAAAGTACACagaatgtttatttataaaataaaatttctagcaGATGGTGATTGTGTACATTCTTCTCCCTGAAGCATCCTTCTCACTGGAGTCTGGGCAAGAAAGCAGCGTGGGCTTTGACTGCACAGTAGTACACACTACAGGGGACATGCAGCTAGATGGCCTGCATCCATTTGAATGTCAACTCAGATTTTCCCTGATTTCTTATATGACCCTGAACAAATTACCTACCTCCTCATACTCAGTTTTATCCTCTGTAAAATGAGACATCTACCTTATGGGGTTAAGGCTAAACTCAGAAATGGTTGGACATTGTATAAATCTTAGCTATTGCTgctgtttttttatgttttttcccttaagtaaaaaaaaaaaaaaatttactctcTTTAGTGTTCATAAAGTTTCATTGTCATTTTAAGTTGATATCTTAAATAGCCTATTGTTTTCAGTTGTAGTTTGGAGCTCAaactttaatatttcattttatctaCTTACAAAACAGCAGTATGGTTTCAACAGCAGCATCAGGTAGAGAATAATAAGATCAAGGGTTCTATTACATATGTGGATCCCACATGTCCTGGTGTCCCGTGAGCCTGTGACATTCAGGACAGTTTGAAGGGTTCTCTTCCCTCGGCCATGTGGGTTGCAAGGTTTCAGCTCAGGTCATTGGACTCAATAGCAAGCACCCTTTACCCACTGTTACTTTGTCTGCCGCAGGTGGTTGTATTTTAACGATAGTATTTTATAGCGTTGCTGAGCCAATAAAAACTGTAAAGTGAGTTCTATAAAACGTGCTTAGTTAGGCAGTGCTTCTGAAATGGTAATGGAATAACCTGGTATCTTAGATCTTATATTCTGGGTGGGCATGTAGGTACTTTCCTCACAGAATTAGAGTTGACCTGTAAAACGATGGGTTTTAGGCAACAATGGAACTTTCGTGTCATTTGAAATCTTAAATTATAACAAGTAGATGGATTAAAAATCACAGGCCCTTTGGCTTGGCTTGCTTAGAAGGGTATTGGTTTGTAACTTATTTTGGCAAAACTTGAAAGCATGTAATTACCAAGTGGTGTATACTTTTATTTCGTTAGTCAGTGGCAAAGATGTTTGTCTGCTCTGTGCTTGGGGATTTTTGTTTAGTATTTGAAACTTTTATGCATTTATCATAACTGCCCACTCATTTTTCTCCCTAGTGCCCCACACCCTTGTgtgctctcttcctctcccttgccacccccctttttt contains:
- the Ghitm gene encoding growth hormone-inducible transmembrane protein; its protein translation is MLAARLVCLRTLPSRVFQPTFTKTSPLIKNSITKNQWLLTPTREYAAKTRVRIHRGKTGQELKEAALEPSMEKIFKIDQMGRWFVAGGAAVGLGALCYYGLGMSNEIGAIEKAVIWPQYVKDRIHSTYMYLTGSIGLTALSAMAVARTPALMNFMMRGSWVTIGATFAAMIGAGMLVQSIPYDQSPGPKHLAWMLHSGVMGAVVAPLTILGGPLLLRAAWYTAGIVGGLSTVAMCAPSEKFLNMGAPLGAGLGVVFVSSLGSMFLPPTTVAGATLYSVAMYGGLVLFSMFLLYDTQKVIKRAELTPMYGVQKYDPINSMLRIYMDTLNIFMRVATMLATGSNRKK